Proteins found in one Coffea eugenioides isolate CCC68of chromosome 5, Ceug_1.0, whole genome shotgun sequence genomic segment:
- the LOC113771585 gene encoding glycine-rich cell wall structural protein 1-like — MGSPSRKCFFVFLLLLSIVLDLSITTAGDAKVEKQWGEDGCGIGRRGCGSRGREGRGLGGVGGGFGGGGGGGIGGGAGKGGGFGAGGGVGGGAGGGIGGGGGFGGGKGGGVGGGGGEGGGFGAGGGVGGGAGGGVGGGGGFGGGKGGGVGGGAGKGGGFGAGGGVGGGAGGGGGFGGGKGGGIGGGVGKVEGLELEVELVVVQWSRWWRRGWKEVFGGGEGGGVGGGAGKGGGFGAGGGVGGGAGGGVGGGGGFGGGKGGGVGGGVGKGGGFGAGGGVGGGAGGGGGGFGSGGGGGIGGGSGHGGGLGAGGGAGGGIGGGAGGGSGAGGGEGGGVGGGFGHGGGVGAGGGVGGGAGGGSGHGGGFGAGGGGAGGGVGGGGGFGGGGGGGN, encoded by the exons ATGGGTTCTCCTTCTAGAAAATGCTTTTTTGTGTTTCTTCTTCTCTTGAGCATTGTCTTAGACTTGAGCATAACAACTGCTGGTGATGCCAAAGTTGAGAAACAATGGGGGGAAGATGGTTGTGGAATTGGTAGGAGAGGCTGTGGTAGTAGGGGAAGGGAAGGACGAGGGTTAGGTGGAGTTGGAGGAGGTTTTGGaggtggtggaggtggaggaATTGGTGGTGGTGCAGGAAAAGGTGGAGGGTTTGGAGCAGGAGGTGGTGTTGGTGGCGGTGCCGGGGGTGGAATAGGTGGCGGAGGAGGTTTTGGAGGTGGTAAAGGTGGAGGagttggtggtggtggtggtgaaggTGGAGGGTTTGGAGCCGGAGGCGGTGTTGGTGGTGGTGCTGGGGGTGGAGTAGGCGGTGGAGGAGGTTTTGGAGGTGGTAAAGGTGGAGGAGTTGGTGGTGGTGCTGGAAAGGGTGGTGGGTTTGGAGCAGGAGGTGGTGTTGGTGGAGGTGCAGGTGGCGGAGGAGGTTTTGGAGGCGGTAAAGGTGGAGGAATTGGTGGTGGTGTCGGAAAGGTGGAGGGTTTGGAGCTGGAGGTGGAGTTGGTGGTGGTGCAGTGGAGTAGGTGGTGGAGGAG GGGGTGGAAGGAGGTTTTTGGAGGCGGTGAAGGTGGAGGAGTTGGTGGTGGTGCTGGAAAAGGTGGAGGTTTTGGAGCCGGAGGCGGTGTTGGTGGTGGTGCAGGGGGTGGAGTAGGTGGTGGAGGAGGTTTTGGAGGTGGTAAAGGTGGAGGAGTTGGTGGTGGTGTTGGAAAGGGTGGTGGGTTTGGTGCAGGAGGTGGTGTTGGTGGAGGTGCAGGTGGCGGAGGAGG agGGTTTGGCagtggtggaggtggtggcaTTGGTGGTGGGTCAGGTCATGGTGGTGGACTTGGAGCAGGAGGAGGAGCAGGTGGAGGCATTGGTGGAGGTGCAGGAGGCGGCAGTGGCGCTGGTGGTGGTGAAGGCGGTGGTGTCGGTGGCGGTTTTGGCCATGGTGGAGGTGTTGGAGCGGGTGGTGGAGTAGGAGGTGGAGCTGGAGGAGGTTCTGGACATGGTGGTGGATTTGGTGCTGGAGGAGGTGGAGCCGGTGGAGGAGTTGGAGGCGGTGGAGGATtcggaggaggaggtggtggtggaaACTAA